One window of Methylococcus sp. EFPC2 genomic DNA carries:
- a CDS encoding class I SAM-dependent methyltransferase, translating into MKKDDAYIPAFHFHWLTPWYDPIVGCLFAEVAVKEALIAQAGIQSGHSVLDVGCGTGTLALLIKKTHPDAAVHGLDVDQQILDIARRKAGQAGDVLILQQGTATDLPYPDGCFDHVFTSLMLHHLKREQKRQAFGAIFRVLKSGGELHVADFGEPQDTVMWLFSLLIRWAEEIHDNIQGLLPVFMVEAGFRPVVETARYRTVFGAIALHKACKPIGDVL; encoded by the coding sequence ATGAAAAAAGACGACGCCTATATCCCGGCCTTTCATTTCCATTGGCTGACACCCTGGTACGACCCGATCGTGGGTTGCCTGTTTGCGGAAGTTGCCGTGAAAGAAGCCTTGATCGCGCAAGCCGGCATTCAATCCGGCCACTCCGTGTTGGACGTGGGCTGCGGGACGGGAACGCTCGCGCTGCTGATCAAAAAGACCCATCCGGACGCCGCCGTCCACGGACTCGATGTCGATCAACAAATACTCGACATCGCTCGCCGGAAGGCCGGCCAAGCGGGAGATGTCCTCATACTTCAACAGGGTACGGCAACCGATCTGCCTTATCCCGATGGATGCTTCGATCATGTGTTCACCAGCCTGATGCTGCACCATCTGAAGCGGGAGCAGAAACGGCAGGCGTTCGGCGCAATATTCCGCGTGCTCAAGTCCGGCGGCGAACTCCATGTGGCGGATTTTGGCGAACCACAGGATACGGTTATGTGGTTGTTCTCGTTGCTGATACGTTGGGCCGAAGAAATACATGACAACATTCAGGGGCTGTTACCGGTTTTTATGGTCGAAGCCGGTTTCCGGCCGGTGGTAGAAACCGCCCGTTATCGCACGGTATTCGGCGCCATCGCTTTGCATAAGGCCTGCAAACCAATAGGAGATGTCCTATGA
- a CDS encoding TolC family protein, translated as MKFRTLLWASLAWPLGALAQDNGERASLEQLIQEARAHNPDIMAGRQRWESGKAVIPQVQTLPDPKVLLGYRDMTPNREVMYGMSQEVPFPGKLRLKGEIATRDAERMEQDYLATQLAVIARLKESFYDLHFVHDSINVLGRTKQLLEEFEDTAQSRYSVGQAAQQDVLRAQTEISRLLARLASLEQKRQSLHADINRILNRLPNDPLAPPGEIEFTPLRHLPAELNALLDQSSPLLHGQQKTLERGDQSIALAKREYYPDFELDARGLHDNAMKTDGYQVMLNVKVPLYFATKQREGVNEAVAGREASFQDLQALRQELLSRIRDNLAQAERAEKLVKLLKDAIVPQSRLTLASAQASYAVGKVDFLTLLNSLLTLQENELEFHSELAEHEKALARLEGILGETP; from the coding sequence ATGAAGTTCCGCACCTTGCTGTGGGCCAGCTTGGCGTGGCCTTTGGGGGCATTGGCCCAGGATAATGGCGAGCGGGCGTCGTTGGAGCAACTGATTCAGGAAGCGCGGGCGCACAACCCGGACATCATGGCCGGACGCCAGCGCTGGGAGTCCGGCAAGGCGGTCATCCCCCAGGTTCAGACCCTGCCCGATCCCAAGGTGCTCCTCGGCTACCGGGACATGACTCCGAACCGGGAAGTGATGTATGGCATGAGCCAGGAAGTGCCGTTTCCGGGCAAACTCCGGCTCAAGGGCGAGATCGCCACGCGTGATGCGGAGCGCATGGAGCAGGATTACCTGGCAACGCAATTGGCCGTCATCGCCCGCCTCAAGGAGTCGTTCTACGACCTGCACTTTGTTCACGATTCCATCAATGTGCTTGGGCGGACCAAGCAGTTGCTGGAGGAATTCGAGGACACGGCCCAGTCCCGCTACTCGGTCGGCCAGGCGGCCCAGCAGGATGTGTTGCGGGCGCAGACCGAGATTTCGCGTCTCCTGGCGCGCCTGGCTTCGCTGGAACAGAAGCGGCAGTCCCTCCACGCCGACATCAACCGGATTCTCAACCGGTTGCCCAATGACCCGCTCGCTCCGCCGGGCGAAATTGAGTTCACGCCCCTGCGCCATTTACCCGCCGAACTGAACGCGCTGCTGGATCAGTCCTCGCCCTTGCTGCATGGCCAGCAGAAAACCCTGGAGCGCGGCGATCAGTCCATTGCCCTGGCCAAGCGGGAGTATTACCCGGACTTCGAACTGGACGCGCGGGGACTGCACGACAATGCCATGAAGACCGATGGCTACCAGGTGATGCTCAACGTCAAAGTGCCCCTCTACTTCGCTACCAAGCAGCGGGAAGGCGTGAATGAGGCGGTGGCCGGGCGCGAAGCCTCGTTCCAGGATTTGCAGGCGCTGCGTCAGGAACTGCTGTCCCGCATCCGCGACAACCTGGCCCAGGCCGAACGCGCGGAAAAGCTGGTCAAGCTGTTGAAGGACGCCATCGTCCCGCAATCGCGCCTTACCCTGGCCTCGGCCCAGGCCAGCTACGCCGTGGGCAAGGTGGATTTCCTGACCCTGCTCAATAGCCTGCTGACCCTGCAGGAAAACGAACTGGAATTTCACAGCGAACTGGCCGAACACGAGAAGGCCCTGGCCCGACTGGAAGGCATCCTCGGAGAAACGCCATGA
- a CDS encoding efflux RND transporter periplasmic adaptor subunit translates to MSTRLRDLLLGAALGILVSLVAFLVLRQQPPASMPSSSPPLEASAHKADDGTVGTQAVAEEHAAHRQLPSPSAEHSMVISPERLQSIGVKFEPAVRRPLERAIRTVGRVEVDERQVSRVTIKLEGWIDKLFVNYTGAQVKQGQVLFTLYSPELLATQEEYLIALRSSRTLGKSEFPEVAAGAKALLEASRRRLLLWNIEESHIHDLERTGKVLTTLPIHAPRSGTVINKMAVEGLQTKPGDELYTIADLSRIWIVGDIYEYEMPLIAIGQTANVSLSYAPDAPLQARIGFIYPTVDPQTRTAKVRFELDNPGERLKPGMYTNLELKVPLGLRLAVSKDAILESGERQIVFIHLGGGRLEWRNAKVGLRSGDWVELLEGVQEGEHVVTSANFLIDSESQLKAAVGGMPGMKH, encoded by the coding sequence ATGAGCACGCGATTGCGCGACCTACTTCTGGGTGCGGCACTGGGAATCCTGGTAAGCCTGGTCGCCTTCCTTGTCCTGCGGCAACAGCCTCCGGCATCCATGCCTTCATCGTCCCCGCCGCTCGAAGCATCGGCTCACAAGGCAGATGACGGAACGGTCGGAACTCAGGCGGTGGCAGAAGAACACGCAGCCCATAGGCAGTTGCCGTCGCCCTCCGCGGAACATTCCATGGTTATCAGCCCGGAAAGGCTGCAATCCATAGGCGTCAAGTTCGAACCCGCAGTTAGGCGGCCCCTGGAGCGAGCGATCCGCACCGTAGGCCGGGTGGAAGTCGACGAGCGCCAAGTTTCCCGTGTCACCATCAAGCTGGAAGGATGGATAGACAAGTTATTCGTGAATTACACGGGTGCACAGGTCAAACAGGGCCAAGTGCTATTCACGCTCTATAGCCCGGAATTGTTGGCTACCCAGGAAGAATACCTGATCGCCTTGCGCAGCAGCCGGACGCTGGGGAAGAGCGAGTTTCCGGAAGTCGCCGCCGGTGCCAAAGCACTGCTGGAGGCATCACGTCGTAGACTGTTGCTTTGGAACATCGAGGAAAGCCATATCCACGATCTGGAGCGCACCGGGAAGGTGCTGACCACCTTGCCGATCCACGCGCCCCGCAGTGGCACGGTGATCAACAAGATGGCCGTGGAAGGTTTGCAGACCAAACCGGGAGACGAGTTGTACACCATCGCCGACCTGTCACGCATCTGGATCGTCGGCGATATCTACGAGTACGAGATGCCCCTCATCGCCATCGGCCAGACCGCCAACGTGAGCTTATCCTATGCACCGGATGCGCCACTGCAGGCGCGCATCGGCTTTATCTATCCCACGGTCGATCCGCAGACTCGCACTGCCAAGGTCCGCTTTGAACTGGATAATCCGGGCGAGCGGCTCAAACCGGGCATGTACACCAACCTGGAACTGAAGGTTCCGCTAGGGCTTAGGCTGGCCGTGTCCAAGGATGCGATCCTGGAGTCCGGTGAGCGGCAGATCGTTTTTATCCATCTCGGCGGCGGCCGGCTGGAATGGCGCAATGCCAAAGTTGGCCTGCGCAGCGGGGACTGGGTGGAACTCCTGGAGGGCGTACAGGAAGGCGAGCATGTGGTGACCTCGGCCAACTTCCTCATCGACTCCGAAAGCCAACTGAAGGCGGCGGTCGGCGGCATGCCGGGCATGAAGCACTAA
- a CDS encoding cation transporter, producing the protein MREQQRGTLQIVLGINAAMFLVIVAAALYGQSSALLSDSLDNLGDALTYGLSLYAVSREPLVKAKVALFKGGLIFLAACAVAAQVAFKLLEPTVPLFEVMGTFSLLGLAANSLCLFLLWRHRRDDVNMSSVWECSRNDIASNLSVFVAAGAVWFTGSGWPDLVVASCLALLLMRSALGVIAAAKAEMRAAS; encoded by the coding sequence ATGCGAGAGCAACAGCGCGGAACGCTACAGATCGTTCTCGGTATCAATGCCGCGATGTTTCTGGTCATCGTTGCCGCAGCCTTGTATGGCCAATCATCCGCCCTGTTATCCGATAGTCTCGACAATCTTGGAGACGCGTTGACCTATGGTCTCAGTCTTTACGCGGTTTCAAGGGAGCCTCTCGTCAAGGCCAAAGTAGCCTTATTCAAGGGCGGACTCATTTTTCTAGCCGCTTGCGCCGTGGCGGCTCAAGTGGCGTTCAAACTGCTTGAGCCCACCGTCCCCCTCTTCGAGGTCATGGGCACGTTCAGTCTGCTTGGCCTTGCCGCCAACTCCCTTTGCCTGTTCCTGCTATGGCGTCATCGGCGTGACGACGTGAACATGAGTTCAGTGTGGGAGTGTTCGCGAAACGACATCGCGTCGAATTTGTCCGTTTTTGTCGCGGCCGGCGCGGTCTGGTTTACCGGCTCAGGTTGGCCCGATCTGGTCGTCGCCTCCTGTCTCGCGCTGCTCCTGATGCGCTCCGCCCTTGGCGTCATAGCCGCCGCAAAGGCGGAGATGAGAGCGGCAAGTTAA
- a CDS encoding efflux RND transporter permease subunit, which produces MVEKLIEFCAKNRFIVFLLVFGLAAGGLWAMKNTPIDALPDLSDTQVIIYTQWPGRSPDLMEDQITYPIITALLSAPNVTVVRGFSDFGYSYVYVLFKDGTDIYWARSRVLEYMNQLSGKLPEGVTPQLGPDATAVGWVFQYALVDTTGQQDLASLRSFQDWYLRYWLRAVDGVAEVASVGGFVRQYQINLDPTKVLAYRLNLNEIVDKVRQSNLDVGGRVVEFSGIEYMIRGRGYIKSTADIEQIAVGVNLNGTPILLRDVSTVSLGPDMRRGIAELDGQGEAVGGVVIMRFGQDTLEVIDRIKAKLKEIEPSLPAGVKIVNAYDRSDLIKEAVSTANENLIEELITVSVLIIVFLLHFRSALIPIITLPIAILIAFIPMYFLGVGMNIMSIGGIIVAVGDMVDASIVMVDNAHRRLEEWERNGRVGDRNRVLIDSAKEVGPPIFASLLVIAIAFMPVFTLEGQEGRMFKPLALTKNLSIAMSAVLAVTLIPALLSIFIRGRIIPEQRNPVSRLLQWAYAPILRLALRYRTILVALAILLIVSIALPYQRMGSEFMPPLYEGTILYMPTTLPGISVTEAGKLLQQMDRKLKAFPEVELVFGKSGRAETSTDPAPFSMMEVVVELKPKEQWRPGLSYEDLIAEMDRALQFPGVTNTWSMPIKARIDMLTTGVRTPVGIKIFGPDLKKIEEIGKAIEMIAKEVPGTRSVYAERVSGGYFLDFVIKRDEIARYGFTVMDVGKIIESGIGGESITTTVEGRERYPVNLRYLRELRDDLDKLGRLTVSTPSGAQVPIAQLAELRMVSGPAMIRDEDGMLAGYVYVDMAGRDIGGYVDDLKRIVNEKIELPAGYTLAWSGQYEFMERVQQRLKIFVPLTLAIIFILYYFTFRSVTETLMVMLGVPLALVGGVWVLYWLGYNMSIAVWVGLIALAGVAAETSAVMLSYLDEAVRRRQEAGKLNSLADLLEAVHTGAMERIRPVMMTGLANIVGLFPVMLATGTGADVMKRLAAPMIGGIGSAMLLTLLVIPALYVIWRWHRDIKLIAYEETG; this is translated from the coding sequence GTGGTAGAAAAACTCATCGAGTTCTGCGCCAAGAACCGCTTCATCGTCTTTCTTCTGGTCTTCGGTCTGGCCGCTGGCGGCTTGTGGGCTATGAAGAACACCCCCATCGATGCCCTGCCGGATTTGTCCGACACCCAAGTCATCATCTATACCCAGTGGCCGGGCCGCTCGCCGGACCTGATGGAAGACCAGATCACCTATCCCATCATCACCGCCCTGCTGTCCGCACCCAATGTGACGGTGGTGCGGGGGTTCTCGGACTTCGGCTACTCCTACGTCTATGTGCTATTCAAGGACGGCACCGACATCTATTGGGCGCGGTCCCGCGTTTTGGAATATATGAACCAGTTGTCCGGCAAACTGCCGGAAGGCGTGACGCCGCAGCTCGGGCCGGACGCCACGGCGGTCGGCTGGGTGTTTCAGTATGCGCTGGTGGATACGACGGGACAGCAGGATTTGGCTTCGCTCCGCTCGTTCCAGGACTGGTATCTGCGCTACTGGCTCCGCGCCGTGGACGGCGTTGCCGAAGTCGCCAGTGTCGGCGGCTTCGTACGTCAGTACCAGATCAATCTCGATCCCACCAAGGTGCTGGCTTACCGACTCAACCTGAATGAGATCGTCGACAAGGTGCGCCAAAGCAACCTCGACGTAGGCGGGCGAGTCGTCGAATTCTCCGGCATCGAGTACATGATCCGCGGGCGCGGCTACATCAAATCCACCGCTGACATCGAGCAAATCGCCGTGGGCGTGAACCTGAACGGCACTCCCATCCTGCTGCGCGATGTCTCGACGGTTAGTTTGGGGCCCGACATGCGGCGCGGTATCGCGGAACTGGACGGTCAAGGCGAGGCGGTGGGCGGCGTCGTCATCATGCGCTTCGGCCAGGATACCCTGGAGGTAATTGATCGCATCAAGGCCAAACTCAAGGAGATCGAGCCGTCCCTGCCCGCCGGCGTCAAGATTGTCAATGCCTACGACCGTAGCGACCTGATCAAAGAGGCTGTTTCCACCGCCAATGAAAACCTGATCGAGGAGTTGATCACGGTCAGCGTCTTGATCATCGTCTTCCTGCTGCATTTCCGCTCCGCCCTGATACCCATCATCACCTTGCCCATCGCCATCCTGATCGCCTTCATCCCGATGTATTTTCTTGGGGTCGGCATGAACATCATGTCCATTGGCGGCATCATCGTCGCCGTCGGCGACATGGTGGACGCCTCCATCGTCATGGTCGACAACGCCCACCGGCGCTTGGAAGAATGGGAGCGTAATGGCCGGGTGGGCGACCGTAACCGGGTCCTCATCGATTCCGCCAAAGAGGTCGGTCCGCCTATTTTCGCTTCGCTGCTAGTGATCGCTATTGCCTTCATGCCGGTCTTCACCTTGGAGGGGCAGGAGGGCCGCATGTTCAAACCGCTGGCCTTGACCAAGAACCTGTCCATCGCCATGAGCGCAGTGCTGGCCGTGACGCTGATTCCGGCTCTGTTGTCCATTTTCATCCGGGGCCGGATCATCCCGGAGCAGCGCAACCCGGTCAGCCGCCTGCTGCAGTGGGCCTACGCGCCTATTCTGAGGCTTGCGCTGCGCTACCGAACAATACTGGTCGCACTTGCCATCTTGCTCATCGTCAGCATCGCTCTGCCGTATCAGCGCATGGGCTCGGAATTCATGCCGCCGCTGTACGAAGGCACGATCCTCTACATGCCAACCACGCTGCCGGGCATCTCGGTCACGGAAGCCGGGAAACTCCTGCAACAGATGGATCGAAAGCTCAAGGCGTTTCCCGAGGTCGAGCTGGTGTTCGGCAAATCCGGCCGAGCCGAGACGTCCACCGACCCGGCGCCCTTCTCCATGATGGAGGTGGTGGTCGAACTGAAACCCAAGGAGCAATGGCGTCCAGGCCTGAGTTACGAGGACCTGATCGCCGAGATGGATCGTGCCTTGCAGTTTCCAGGCGTGACCAATACCTGGTCCATGCCGATCAAGGCGCGCATCGACATGCTCACCACCGGTGTGCGTACTCCCGTGGGCATCAAGATATTCGGTCCAGACCTCAAAAAAATCGAGGAGATCGGCAAGGCCATCGAGATGATCGCCAAGGAAGTTCCCGGCACCCGCAGCGTTTACGCGGAACGGGTATCGGGCGGCTATTTTCTGGATTTCGTCATCAAGCGCGATGAGATTGCCCGCTATGGCTTTACCGTCATGGACGTGGGCAAGATCATCGAATCCGGCATCGGTGGAGAAAGTATCACCACCACCGTCGAAGGACGAGAGCGCTATCCGGTCAATCTGCGCTATCTGCGGGAGCTGCGTGACGACCTGGACAAGTTGGGCCGGTTGACGGTCAGCACGCCCAGTGGTGCACAGGTGCCCATCGCCCAGCTCGCGGAGCTGCGCATGGTCAGCGGCCCGGCGATGATCCGGGACGAGGACGGCATGCTGGCGGGATACGTCTATGTGGATATGGCCGGTCGGGACATCGGCGGTTATGTGGACGACTTGAAGCGCATCGTGAATGAAAAGATCGAACTGCCGGCCGGCTACACCTTGGCCTGGTCGGGGCAATACGAATTCATGGAGCGGGTGCAGCAGCGGCTCAAGATCTTCGTGCCCCTGACCCTGGCCATCATCTTCATCTTGTATTACTTCACCTTCCGTTCCGTAACAGAAACGCTGATGGTCATGCTGGGGGTGCCGTTGGCCTTGGTCGGCGGCGTATGGGTGCTCTATTGGCTAGGGTACAACATGAGCATCGCCGTATGGGTGGGGCTGATCGCCTTGGCCGGTGTCGCCGCCGAGACCAGCGCGGTGATGCTGTCTTATCTGGACGAAGCCGTGCGCCGCCGGCAGGAAGCGGGCAAGCTGAATTCACTGGCCGATCTGCTGGAAGCCGTGCACACCGGTGCCATGGAGCGCATCCGGCCGGTGATGATGACCGGACTGGCCAACATCGTCGGCTTATTTCCGGTCATGCTGGCGACCGGTACCGGCGCCGACGTGATGAAGCGCCTGGCGGCGCCGATGATCGGCGGGATCGGCTCGGCCATGCTGCTGACGCTGCTGGTGATACCGGCGCTTTACGTGATTTGGCGTTGGCACAGGGACATCAAGTTAATTGCGTATGAGGAGACGGGTTAA
- a CDS encoding disulfide bond formation protein B encodes MIVIEKFMEWLSDRQRFFLGFLGCVAMELSAVYFQFVVGLEPCPLCITQRMIIFVAAVVFLVAAIHNPERAGVRVYSGLGLLVTMFGFGVATYHFVIQLLPNNELASCGPGASYILKHMDLANAIRMFLTGTGDCRQIVWSLFGLSMPFWVALCFTGLIALCIIQLISSRRVRK; translated from the coding sequence ATGATTGTTATCGAAAAGTTCATGGAATGGCTTTCTGACAGACAGCGTTTTTTCCTGGGGTTTCTTGGCTGTGTCGCCATGGAACTCTCGGCGGTGTACTTCCAGTTCGTGGTGGGGCTGGAGCCGTGTCCGCTCTGCATTACGCAGCGGATGATCATCTTTGTGGCCGCCGTGGTGTTTCTGGTTGCCGCAATCCATAACCCTGAACGCGCCGGTGTTCGCGTTTACTCAGGCCTTGGACTTCTTGTCACGATGTTTGGGTTTGGGGTTGCCACTTACCACTTTGTGATCCAGCTCCTACCCAATAACGAACTTGCCAGTTGCGGACCGGGTGCCTCCTACATCCTCAAACACATGGATCTCGCTAATGCCATTCGCATGTTCCTCACGGGAACCGGCGATTGCAGACAAATTGTCTGGTCGTTGTTCGGATTGAGCATGCCTTTCTGGGTTGCGTTGTGTTTCACGGGACTGATAGCGCTTTGCATCATTCAGCTCATATCGAGTCGTCGAGTCAGAAAATAG
- a CDS encoding heavy metal translocating P-type ATPase, with product MLLVILVPLKGAEDALSGYFEGIYQVDRETLDSIKNDLLRTLLFVTLGITFTTLLMYPIILTLNRGLIKLSGDLLRGNLELMNVLGCAIAERDSDTNSHNYRVTYYALRLGEAIGLSPENMRGLIVGAFLHDVGKIGIRDPILLKPGKLTSEEFEVMKTHVSLGVDILSKSSWLSGARDVVEFHHERYDGAGYPQGLKGEAIPLNARIFAIADVFDALTSKRPYKESWPVLEAIVTLERDSGSHFDPQLVRVFSTIALDLYREMSCIEEHRMEAMLQRRIADYFLATAIDNRAKARGKSLDLGEDLKMATTIEPSTAKSSLYTCPMHPEIRESKPGSCPKCGMALEKIAGPVADSRTEYVCPIHPEVVREGPGNCPICGMALEPRSAEFETEDRELKDMSRRFWVSAALSLPLFVLAMGHDLYPAALPGFLDARLLPWLQLALATPVVLWGGWPFFARGWVSLVNRSLNMFTLIALGIGVAWLYSLVATLAPGLFPATLHGAEGVVPIYFEAAAVITTLVLLGQVLELRARNRTGAAIKMLLGLAPKTARRVLEDGSERDVPLEQVQPGQVLRVRPGEKIPADGTVLEGTSAVDESMVTGEPIPVEKTAGSRLIGATVNGTGSLLLRAEKVGADTLLAQIVHMVGEAQRSRAPIQKLADTVAGYFVPAVVAIAVTTLIAWWVWGPEPRLAHGIVNAVAVLIIACPCALGLATPMSIMVGTGQGALAGVLIKNAEALEVLENIDTLVVDKTGTLTEGKPRLVSVVPTEGTDEADLLLLAAGLERGSEHPLAAAILQAADERGLRPAAVEDFRSLTGRGVTGQVEGHSVALGNPLLMGELGVEITSLADMAESLRQEGQTVMLVAVDGRLAGLLGVADPIKASTPEAIADLHGEGLLIVMLTGDHRITAEAVGRRLGIDRIEAEVLPDRKAETVKRLQGEGRKVAMAGDGINDAPALAQAEVGIAMGTGTDVAIESAGVTLVKGDLNGILRAVRLSRATMRNIRQNLFFAFIYNMLGVPIAAGLLYPWFGLLLSPMIAAAAMSFSSVSVIANALRLKRTIL from the coding sequence TTGCTGCTGGTCATCCTAGTTCCGCTGAAAGGCGCCGAAGATGCGTTGAGCGGTTATTTCGAGGGTATTTATCAGGTCGATCGAGAAACACTCGACTCGATCAAGAACGATCTGCTGCGTACGTTGCTGTTTGTCACCCTCGGCATCACCTTTACCACCCTGCTGATGTATCCCATCATCCTGACGCTCAACCGGGGACTGATCAAACTGTCCGGCGATTTGCTGAGGGGCAATCTGGAATTGATGAATGTGCTCGGTTGTGCCATTGCCGAACGCGACTCTGATACCAACAGCCACAACTATCGTGTGACCTATTACGCGCTGCGGCTGGGCGAAGCGATCGGGCTTTCCCCTGAAAACATGCGCGGCCTGATTGTCGGGGCCTTCTTGCACGATGTCGGCAAGATCGGCATCCGCGACCCGATCCTGCTCAAGCCGGGCAAGCTGACCTCGGAAGAGTTCGAGGTCATGAAGACTCACGTGTCGTTGGGCGTGGATATTCTGAGCAAGTCGAGTTGGCTCAGCGGAGCGCGGGATGTAGTCGAATTTCACCACGAGAGATACGACGGCGCCGGCTACCCGCAGGGGCTCAAGGGTGAAGCGATTCCCCTGAACGCGCGGATATTCGCCATCGCGGATGTGTTCGACGCCCTGACCTCCAAACGCCCCTACAAGGAATCGTGGCCTGTGCTTGAGGCCATCGTCACGCTCGAACGGGACAGCGGCAGTCACTTCGACCCACAGTTGGTGAGGGTTTTTTCGACGATCGCGCTCGATCTCTATAGGGAGATGAGTTGCATTGAGGAACACAGGATGGAGGCGATGCTGCAGCGCCGCATCGCCGACTATTTCTTGGCTACCGCCATCGACAACCGTGCCAAGGCGCGCGGTAAATCATTAGACCTCGGGGAGGATTTGAAAATGGCAACGACCATCGAACCATCCACCGCGAAATCGTCGCTTTACACCTGCCCGATGCATCCGGAAATCAGGGAGTCCAAGCCCGGCAGTTGTCCCAAGTGCGGAATGGCCTTGGAGAAAATCGCCGGGCCGGTAGCCGATTCTCGAACCGAATACGTTTGCCCCATACACCCGGAGGTGGTCCGCGAAGGACCGGGGAACTGCCCCATCTGCGGCATGGCCTTGGAACCGCGAAGTGCAGAATTTGAAACAGAAGACCGCGAGCTCAAGGATATGTCGCGGCGCTTTTGGGTGAGCGCGGCGCTGTCCCTGCCGTTGTTCGTGCTCGCCATGGGCCACGACCTTTATCCGGCGGCACTGCCCGGCTTCCTGGACGCGCGCCTGCTGCCATGGCTTCAATTGGCGCTCGCCACGCCGGTGGTGCTGTGGGGCGGCTGGCCGTTCTTCGCGCGCGGCTGGGTCTCCCTGGTCAACCGCAGCCTCAACATGTTCACCCTGATCGCCTTGGGTATCGGCGTTGCATGGCTCTATAGCCTGGTGGCGACCTTGGCGCCCGGCCTGTTTCCGGCCACGCTGCATGGTGCCGAGGGCGTCGTGCCGATCTATTTCGAGGCCGCCGCGGTCATCACCACATTGGTGCTGCTGGGTCAGGTGCTGGAGTTGCGCGCCCGCAACCGTACCGGCGCCGCCATCAAAATGCTGCTGGGACTAGCCCCGAAGACTGCCCGGCGCGTGTTGGAAGACGGCAGCGAACGCGATGTGCCCCTGGAGCAGGTACAGCCGGGCCAGGTGTTGCGGGTGCGGCCCGGCGAGAAGATCCCCGCGGACGGAACGGTTCTGGAGGGTACCAGTGCCGTCGACGAATCCATGGTGACGGGTGAACCCATCCCTGTGGAAAAAACCGCCGGCAGCCGGCTGATCGGTGCCACGGTGAACGGAACCGGCAGCCTGTTGCTGCGCGCCGAGAAGGTCGGGGCCGACACTTTGCTGGCACAGATCGTCCACATGGTGGGGGAAGCACAGCGCAGCCGGGCGCCTATCCAGAAGCTCGCGGATACGGTGGCCGGTTATTTCGTCCCGGCCGTGGTGGCGATTGCCGTCACCACGCTGATCGCCTGGTGGGTCTGGGGGCCGGAACCTCGCCTTGCCCACGGCATCGTCAACGCCGTGGCCGTGCTCATCATCGCCTGCCCCTGTGCGTTGGGCCTGGCGACGCCCATGTCCATTATGGTGGGGACCGGGCAAGGCGCCCTGGCGGGTGTGCTGATCAAGAACGCCGAGGCACTGGAAGTGCTGGAAAACATCGACACTCTGGTGGTGGACAAGACCGGCACCCTCACCGAGGGGAAGCCGAGGCTGGTCTCCGTGGTCCCCACGGAAGGTACCGATGAAGCGGACCTGCTGCTCCTGGCAGCCGGCCTGGAAAGGGGCAGCGAACACCCCCTGGCGGCGGCCATCCTCCAAGCGGCGGATGAGCGTGGGCTCCGGCCCGCCGCCGTGGAGGACTTTCGGTCCCTGACCGGCCGGGGCGTGACCGGCCAGGTGGAAGGCCATTCCGTCGCGCTGGGCAATCCCTTGCTCATGGGCGAGCTGGGCGTCGAAATCACCAGCCTGGCCGATATGGCGGAATCCCTGCGGCAGGAAGGGCAAACGGTGATGCTGGTAGCGGTGGACGGCCGGCTGGCCGGCCTGCTGGGCGTCGCCGATCCCATCAAGGCTTCCACGCCGGAAGCCATTGCAGACCTGCACGGGGAAGGCCTGCTGATCGTCATGCTGACCGGGGACCACCGGATTACCGCCGAGGCTGTGGGACGCCGCCTGGGGATAGATCGGATCGAGGCGGAAGTGTTGCCCGACCGGAAGGCCGAGACGGTCAAGCGATTGCAGGGCGAAGGCCGTAAGGTCGCCATGGCGGGCGACGGCATCAACGACGCCCCGGCGCTGGCCCAGGCCGAGGTGGGCATCGCCATGGGAACCGGGACCGACGTGGCCATAGAGAGCGCCGGCGTGACCCTGGTGAAGGGCGACCTCAACGGCATCCTGCGGGCGGTGCGGCTGAGCCGGGCGACCATGCGCAACATCCGCCAGAATTTGTTCTTCGCCTTCATCTACAACATGCTGGGCGTGCCCATTGCCGCCGGCCTGCTCTACCCCTGGTTCGGCCTCCTGCTGTCGCCCATGATCGCCGCGGCGGCCATGAGCTTCAGTTCGGTGTCGGTGATTGCCAATGCATTGAGATTAAAGCGCACCATCCTGTGA
- a CDS encoding GDCCVxC domain-containing (seleno)protein, with product MSRVILDSTLTCPHCGHAKTERMPTDACQWFYECEACHALLKPKPGDCCVFCSYGSVKCPPIQQEKSCCARS from the coding sequence ATGAGCCGGGTAATTCTCGATTCGACCCTGACCTGTCCGCACTGCGGGCACGCCAAGACCGAACGCATGCCCACCGACGCGTGTCAGTGGTTTTACGAATGCGAGGCCTGCCACGCACTGCTGAAACCGAAACCGGGTGATTGCTGCGTGTTCTGCTCCTATGGCTCGGTCAAGTGTCCGCCTATTCAACAGGAGAAATCATGTTGCGCCAGAAGCTGA